A window from Salvia miltiorrhiza cultivar Shanhuang (shh) chromosome 2, IMPLAD_Smil_shh, whole genome shotgun sequence encodes these proteins:
- the LOC131009852 gene encoding uncharacterized protein LOC131009852, producing the protein MLNRLYFETSLVGFRGCFHTKGGRGYAFEAELLAIITAVAIAHDRQWFFLWIETDSTYAVKLVESRSRDVPWRFLASWSRTLRLLEDMTIMVSHIYREGNSAADIMANPERSEGWWPYAVDEIKRAVTLDMATHSFVRVCD; encoded by the coding sequence atgcTCAATCGTTTATATTTCGAGACAAGTTTGGTTGGGTTTCGTGGTTGTTTTCACACTAAAGGTGGTCGTGGTTATGCGTTTGAGGCTGAGTTACTTGCCATCATTACTGCGGTGGCAATTGCTCATGATCGACAATGGTTCTTTCTTTGGATTGAAACTGACTCCACTTACGCTGTTAAGCTTGTTGAGTCCCGCTCCCGAGATGTTCCTTGGAGGTTTCTTGCTTCTTGGAGTCGGACATTGCGCTTGCTTGAGGACATGACCATTATGGTTTCCCACATTTATAGGGAAGGTAATAGTGCTGCAGACATTATGGCTAATCCGGAGAGGTCGGAAGGTTGGTGGCCCTACGCGGTGGATGAGATTAAGCGTGCTGTTACTTTGGATATGGCTACTCATAGTTTTGTGCGGGTTTGTGACTAA
- the LOC131010940 gene encoding laccase-15-like, translated as MGSTKTTRILHFLAFFLLAGVISIHAKTHHQTFVVSDAPYSRLCSNKSILTVNGKFPGPTVRVTEGDTIAIVVVNRARENITIHWHGVKQPRYPWSDGPEYITQCPIQPGSNFSQKIVLSDEIGTMWWHAHSDWSRATVHGALIVYPLIQNDYPFPVPDEEVPIILGEWWKSDVQAVLTEFLQTGGDPNISDAFLINGQPGDLYDLPCSTKDTFKLSVDHGKRYLIRMVNAVMNTIMFFKIAGHNVTIVGSDGAYLKPFTSDYIAISPGQTIDFLLLADQNPSHYYMASRAYAVAGDFDNTTTSARVEYSGNYTPPASPLLPTLPDFTDTAASVNFTARFRSLAYKNHPIQVPLNVTTNLLFTLSINTRNCPNADCLGPQGDRLLASVNNITFQSPRIAILQAYYERISGVYTANFPSDPPFPFNYTSDSVPRALWEPRNGTRVRVLDYNSTVELVFQGTSTVDSPIDHPMHLHGHSFYVVGWGFGNFNSTRDPPNYNLVDPPLQNTIAVPRAGWTAIRFQANNPGVWLMHCHFERHISWGMEMVFITRNGKGTNETMLPPPSDFPMC; from the exons ATGGGATCCACAAAGACGACGAGAATCTTGCATTTTCTAGCATTTTTTCTCTTAGCTGGAGTGATTTCTATCCATGCCAAGACTCATCATCAAACCTTTGTA GTGAGTGATGCTCCATATAGTAGGCTGTGTAGCAACAAGAGCATATTGACTGTAAATGGAAAGTTTCCTGGACCGACTGTACGTGTAACTGAGGGTGATACCATTGCAATTGTTGTTGTGAATAGAGCAAGAGAAAATATAACCATTCATtg GCATGGAGTGAAGCAGCCGAGATATCCGTGGTCGGACGGGCCGGAATATATAACGCAGTGCCCGATTCAGCCCGGATCTAATTTTAGTCAGAAGATTGTGCTGTCGGATGAGATCGGGACTATGTGGTGGCATGCGCATAGCGACTGGTCGCGTGCTACGGTGCATGGTGCGCTCATAGTGTATCCTCTTATCCAGAATGATTATCCTTTCCCTGTGCCTGATGAAGAAGTTCCCATCATATTAG gGGAGTGGTGGAAAAGTGATGTTCAGGCTGTTCTCACTGAATTTCTTCAAACTGGAGGAGACCCTAATATTTCTGATGCATTTCTTATAAATGGACAACCGGGTGATTTGTATGACCTTCCATGCTCAACCAAAG ACACGTTCAAGCTGAGTGTGGACCACGGGAAGAGATACCTAATTCGAATGGTTAACGCCGTGATGAACACCATCATGTTCTTCAAAATCGCCGGCCACAACGTCACCATCGTCGGCTCCGACGGCGCGTACCTGAAGCCCTTCACCTCCGACTACATCGCCATCTCCCCGGGCCAAACCATCGACTTCCTCCTCCTCGCCGACCAAAACCCTAGCCACTACTACATGGCCTCTAGAGCCTACGCCGTCGCCGGAGATTTCGACAACACCACCACCAGCGCCCGCGTCGAGTACTCCGGAAACTACACCCCGCCGGCGTCCCCACTGCTCCCAACCCTCCCCGATTTCACCGACACGGCCGCATCAGTGAACTTCACCGCCCGATTCCGCAGCCTCGCCTACAAAAACCACCCAATCCAAGTGCCGTTGAACGTGACGACGAATCTCCTCTTCACCCTCTCCATCAACACCAGAAACTGCCCCAACGCGGACTGCTTGGGGCCGCAGGGCGACCGCCTCCTCGCGAGCGTCAACAACATCACGTTTCAGTCGCCGCGGATTGCGATCCTGCAGGCCTACTACGAGCGGATCAGCGGCGTCTACACCGCGAATTTCCCGAGCGACCCCCCGTTTCCGTTCAACTACACCTCGGACTCCGTCCCGCGGGCCCTGTGGGAGCCGCGGAACGGGACGAGGGTGAGGGTGCTCGACTATAACTCCACGGTGGAGCTCGTCTTTCAAGGAACTAGTACGGTAGACTCGCCGATTGATCATCCCATGCATCTGCATGGCCACAGCTTCTATGTTGTAGGATGGGGATTTGGGAATTTCAACAGCACTCGGGACCCACCGAACTACAATCTCGTCGACCCACCGCTTCAGAACACCATCGCGGTGCCTAGAGCCGGTTGGACCGCGATTAGATTCCAAGCAAATAATCCAG GGGTTTGGCTAATGCATTGCCATTTCGAGAGACATATAAGCTGGGGAATGGAGATGGTGTTTATTACTAGAAATGGGAAAGGCACGAACGAAACGATGCTTCCTCCACCGTCGGATTTCCCTATGTGCTGA
- the LOC131010945 gene encoding laccase-14-like: MGTTKTLILQFSAVFLLHSEVIYSYAMTHHHYNFDVVETPYNRLCSNKTILTVNGQFPGPTIYVTEGDTIVVVVANKATQNITIHWHGVKQPRYPWSDGPEYITQCPIRPGTNFSQKIEFSDEIGTLWWHAHSDWSRATVHGAVIIYPKKKDDYPYHVPYAQIPIILGEWWKSDVQAVLSEFLENGGEPNNSDAFLINGQPGDLYPCSTQDTFKLTVDHGKRYLIRMVNAVMNTIMFFKIGGHNVTIVGSDGAYLKPFTSDYIAISPGQTIDFLLLADQNPSRYYMAARAYAVAGNFDNTTTTALIEYRSAAPDTPPPLPPLPESNDTLASADFTAKFKILTQRNRPINVPLNPSNKLFFTLSMNTIPCSNSTCLGPFGDRFSASVNNQTFNLPRISILEAYYKGINGVYGGDFPGRPPLAFNYTEAIVPRALWVPDNSTKVRYLDYNSTVEIVFQGTNAVRGVDHPMHLHGYSFYVVGRGFGNFDVKRDPRNYNLVDPPLMNTIAVPVNGWTTIRFRADNPGVWLLHCHLERHISWGMMMVFITKNGKTPAAKMDPPPPDFPRC; this comes from the exons ATGGGAACTACCAAGACGTTGATCTTGCAATTCTCAGCAGTTTTTCTCTTACATAGTGAGGTGATTTATAGCTATGCTATGACTCATCATCACTATAACTTCGAC GTGGTGGAAACACCATACAATAGGTTGTGCAGCAACAAGACTATATTGACTGTAAATGGGCAATTTCCGGGGCCAACTATATATGTGACTGAGGGAGACACCATTGTCGTAGTAGTCGCCAACAAAGCAACACAAAACATAACCATTCACTG GCATGGGGTGAAGCAACCAAGATATCCGTGGTCCGACGGCCCTGAATACATAACTCAATGCCCGATTCGACCGGGGACTAATTTCAGTCAGAAGATCGAATTCTCTGACGAGATTGGGACCCTTTGGTGGCACGCACACAGTGACTGGTCAAGGGCTACGGTGCATGGAGCAGTGATTATATATCCCAAGAAGAAGGATGATTATCCTTATCATGTGCCCTACGCACAAATCCCAATTATATTAG GGGAGTGGTGGAAAAGTGATGTTCAAGCTGTTCTTAGTGAATTTCTTGAAAATGGAGGAGAGCCTAATAATTCTGATGCTTTTCTCATAAATGGTCAACCAGGTGACTTGTACCCTTGCTCTACACAAG ATACGTTCAAGCTCACCGTCGACCACGGCAAGAGATACCTAATTCGAATGGTTAACGCCGTGATGAACACCATCATGTTCTTCAAAATCGGCGGCCACAACGTCACCATCGTCGGCTCCGACGGCGCGTACCTGAAGCCCTTCACCTCCGATTACATCGCCATCTCCCCCGGCCAGACCATCGACTTCCTCCTCCTCGCCGACCAAAACCCTAGCCGCTACTACATGGCCGCCCGTGCCTACGCCGTCGCCGGCAACTTCGAcaacaccaccaccaccgccctaATCGAGTACCGCTCCGCCGCCCCCGACACCCCTCCGCCGCTCCCCCCTCTCCCGGAATCCAACGACACCCTGGCGTCGGCCGATTTCACCGCGAAATTCAAAATCCTAACCCAAAGAAACCGCCCAATCAACGTTCCCTTAAATCCTTCAAATAAATTATTCTTCACCCTTTCAATGAACACCATACCATGTTCAAATAGCACATGTTTAGGGCCATTTGGCGATAGGTTTTCCGCAAGCGTGAATAACCAAACATTCAATCTGCCAAGAATCTCAATCCTCGAAGCTTATTACAAAGGGATCAACGGCGTCTACGGCGGGGACTTCCCGGGCAGGCCGCCGCTGGCCTTCAACTACACGGAGGCGATCGTGCCGAGGGCGCTGTGGGTCCCGGACAACTCGACGAAGGTGAGGTACCTCGATTATAATTCGACGGTGGAGATCGTTTTTCAGGGGACCAACGCGGTGCGAGGCGTGGATCATCCGATGCATTTGCACGGGTATAGCTTCTACGTTGTGGGTCGTGGATTTGGGAATTTCGATGTGAAGAGAGATCCCAGGAATTATAATCTTGTCGATCCGCCATTGATGAACACCATTGCAGTTCCTGTAAATGGCTGGACCACTATCAGATTCAGGGCCGATAACCCAG GAGTTTGGCTGTTGCATTGCCATTTGGAGAGACATATAAGCTGGGGAATGATGATGGTGTTCATCACTAAAAATGGGAAGACCCCAGCAGCGAAAATGGACCCTCCACCTCCAGATTTCCCAAGATgctga
- the LOC131009853 gene encoding cytochrome P450 78A7-like, protein MGLPNTFEDAHLLFFSLPAILEIKKICDINMVLFYVFVGFLICGVISWALSSGGPAWKNGRYKMGRIPIPGPNGLPIFGSLFSLSRGLAHRKLACMASSHAAKRLMAFSLGSTPVVVTADTCIAREILTSPHFANRPIKESARQLMFSRAIGFAPDGTHWRMLRNIASTHLFAPKRILAHGGARGLECSVMLSAVANEQTLKGYVQLRKHLQAMSLNTIMEIVFGKRYNITEHDDEALELNELVGQGFELLGSFNWSDHLPWLKYFYDPFRVQKRCAILVPRVKKLVKKIIEEHRDRDDSTDKSRDDYDFVDLLLSLYGQEKLDEDDMVAVLWEMIFRGTDTTSLLIEWIMAELILNPKIQANLHNELQTLVPNDAFFTDYDIARSPYLEAVVKEALRHHPPGPLLSWARLSTADVCLNNGMVIPADTTAMVNMWAITHDPMIWSDPFEFRPERFLPSAGGTVIDVRGGDLRLAPFGAGRRVCPGRKLGLASVCLCVAELVKKFEWVEDKCRPVDLGEELKLSCEMKKPLSAIAIPRVN, encoded by the exons ATGGGATTGCCAAATACTTTTGAGGACGCACACTTATTGTTTTTTTCCCTGCCCGCAATTCTTGAAATCAAGAAAATTTGTGACATCAATATGGTGctattttatgtttttgttgGTTTTCTGATTTGTGGGGTCATCAGCTGGGCCTTATCATCCGGTGGGCCCGCATGGAAAAATGGGCGCTACAAAATGGGCCGCATTCCCATACCCGGGCCCAACGGGCTTCCCATTTTCGGCAGCTTATTCAGCTTGAGCCGCGGCTTGGCTCATCGCAAGCTAGCATGCATGGCCTCGAGCCACGCCGCTAAGCGGCTCATGGCTTTCAGCTTGGGCTCGACTCCCGTCGTAGTAACCGCTGACACGTGCATCGCACGTGAGATCTTGACCAGCCCGCACTTTGCCAACCGCCCGATCAAGGAGTCGGCTAGGCAGCTCATGTTCAGCCGAGCCATCGGCTTCGCCCCCGATGGGACCCACTGGCGGATGCTGAGGAACATCGCCTCTACTCACCTCTTTGCGCCGAAGCGCATATTAGCCCATGGGGGGGCTCGTGGACTAGAGTGTTCAGTGATGTTGAGTGCTGTAGCAAACGAGCAGACCCTCAAGGGGTACGTCCAACTCAGGAAGCACTTGCAAGCCATGTCCCTGAACACGATAATGGAGATCGTGTTCGGGAAAAGGTACAACATTACGGAGCACGACGATGAAGCCCTAGAGCTAAATGAGCTAGTGGGACAAGGATTTGAGCTTTTGGGATCTTTCAATTGGTCCGATCATCTCCCGTGGCTCAAATATTTCTACGACCCGTTTCGTGTTCAAAAACGGTGCGCGATTTTGGTGCCCCGAGTCAAGAAACTCGTCAAGAAAATTATTGAGGAACATCGCGATAGAGATGACAGTACTGATAAGTCACGTGACGATTATGACTTCGTCGACCTCTTGCTCTCTCTGTATGGCCAAGAGAAACTTGACGAAGATGATATGGTGGCTGTCTTGTGG GAAATGATATTCCGAGGCACCGACACAACATCCCTTCTAATAGAATGGATTATGGCAGAAttaatcctaaaccctaaaatccAAGCAAATCTCCACAACGAACTCCAAACCCTAGTGCCAAACGACGCCTTCTTCACGGATTACGACATTGCCAGGTCACCCTACCTGGAGGCGGTGGTAAAGGAGGCGCTCCGGCACCACCCGCCGGGGCCCCTCCTATCGTGGGCCCGCCTCTCGACGGCCGACGTGTGCCTCAACAATGGCATGGTGATACCGGCCGACACGACTGCGATGGTGAACATGTGGGCCATAACCCATGATCCGATGATCTGGAGCGACCCCTTCGAGTTTAGGCCGGAGAGGTTTCTTCCGTCGGCCGGTGGCACCGTCATCGACGTGAGGGGTGGTGATCTGAGGCTGGCGCCGTTTGGGGCAGGCCGTCGGGTCTGCCCCGGCCGGAAATTAGGGTTGGCcagcgtgtgtttgtgtgtggcTGAGTTGGTGAAGAAGTTTGAATGGGTTGAGGACAAGTGTAGGCCGGTTGATTTGGGTGAGGAGTTGAAGCTTTCTTGTGAGATGAAGAAGCCTCTCTCGGCTATTGCCATTCCAAGGGttaattga